The Triticum urartu cultivar G1812 chromosome 5, Tu2.1, whole genome shotgun sequence genome contains the following window.
CGGAGGAGAAGACATCAGCGACATGGGAAGGGAGGGTGAGAATGGGCTTGGGGTGATGTGATCGGAATGATTCTGGGACATCAGATGTACAACGGCTGGCTAGGAGACATTGGCGCAAGGCAAGGCTGCTAACCGTAAATCGATGTGTGAGGTCGGAGGTCTATGTTGGTGCAGCCGAGGAAGATGGGGAGGGATGCACGGAAAACACAGAAATCGGCGGAGGAGAAGACATTGGCGACATGGGAAGGGAGGGTGAGGATGGGTTTGGGGTGATGTGAACGGAATGATTCCAGGATGTCGGATGTAGATCCGATGGCTAGAAAACCTGCCCAACAGATTTCTCCAATTTTCCGGGCAAGTGACTAGCTAACACCTCCTTTCTCCCATTTAGCAGCATACGTCAAATCATTTCATTTTTCTTGCGATTTCGATGTACATCGTCGGTTTTCCACACGAAAAAGCAGATAGATCCACGTATGCAATAGACAAACCCATCAAGCTAGAATAGTAAAAAGGATGGGCAAAAGGATGCTCCACAAATCTGACAAGATCCAGGCATTTCAGCTAAGGTAGAAACTAACTGCTGGCTGCTTGACACCTGGCACCAAACAAGGAACTTAGATTCTGAAAAATCCTTAGATTCTCAAAAGCCCCAGATTAAAGCTGTGCGTGGTGCATGCCTGCATTACCGCCTTTTCCGAAAATCTCGAGGCACGCCCATGTGGCTGCCCAAATGCAAATGCCCACCATGATCCAGACGCAGACCAGACACCAATCGATCTGTATGTCTACTGGCTACATAGCTAGCTAGGCTTTGAAGCTGCATGGATGCACATGCACGCCATCTGTCCATTAACTAACATAACTAATCCCTAGCTCCTACCACCCCCTGTAGTAAGATTCATGCATCTGTCCACTAACCAACTTAACTAATTCCTAGCTAGAGGACTAGAAATATGATCATTCTAAAATCAATTTCATGCTAAACTGATTACTACTGGACTTGGGTAAGCAAATTAACCACGTACTTCTTACTGTTTAAGTAGCTAGCTAATTAATCAACTTTCATTTCCATACATATAATCAATTAGCTAGCACAAAAGAGTGGACGATGATATTTGTGGTGAGTAGTGGCGCTGGGTCGACCTCTGGCAATGGATGGATGGTGCGAGCCGTGCGTGCCACCCACTCGTCGGAACAGAAGAAAATGTTGCACCCTACCTGTTCTGCTTTAGCCTAAAGCACGCAGCTTTAGTACTGGGATTAGCTAATGGTAGATCACACGTAGTGGCAGCACGTATGCTTAGCTTTCGACTTTCGAGGCCAAAAATAGTAGAGTAGGACTCGCATGCTTCCTTCATGTACAGTGCAACAGAAGGTCGATCCAAGTACAGTGCTAGCTTCCTTGTTCTCGAAGGCTCCGCTGCTCTGACATAAAAAAAGAACTGGCCAGTTAGCTTCTAGTAGTTCATTCGATAATTAACTTGCACATATATGCTCTCACTTGTCGTGGTTCTTTACGTTCTAACTTTGTATAAACTATTCCAAATTTATAAAAACATATATACCGCGAGAAGAAATTCCTAGAGGTTCGGCTAATTTTCTTGCGCATATATGCATGCATGTCAGTGGCTTCTTCCATATATTTCTATGAAATTATGAAAGCTAATTGCTCAATATTATACTATGTTATTACGTCGTTGGAATTGTCAAGGTATTCCGCCTAGAAGCGATCGGTCGATGCATGCATTATATACGGGTGATGATGGTGACCTGATCGAGCTTTGGTATATGCTGTTCCAGTGGCTGGCTGAGCTCATTCCATCTAGATGAGAATATCTACTTTTCTTTTTTGCGTTGCGTTGCATTGCATAGATCCATTGGTTATTATAGTTAGTTAAAGCCAGAATATATACGTCGCCGTCTTTTCGTGGTCGCCCCGTACCTTTCAGTGGACCTGGAATCAACTCGTTATCTTGCCCGACTATTATTGGCCAGTCCGTTTCTTCGACACGTATATGCATACGTATGcacaaaaaattaaaaaaaaactgATCAAAAAATTAAGCCAGTTAATTGAGGTTAGTATAGTAGTATTAGTTGTTGTTGTTCTCTGTCCACCTCGTGGAAAACAAATCAGAAAATTCATTCATTTGTGATCTGTTCATACCTAGGTCACCTCACCTTAATTTCGTTGAACGTATATAGTATGACTTAGACAGGTGATACATCGATCAAGGCGTTAGATTTGGGCACTGCTCATGCCTTAGTGATTAAGGTTTAGAGGTAGCTACGCTGGCAAGGTGTAGCTATAGCCTTGTGTGGGTGGGGGACTGGGGTAGGTTGGTATTGTCATTCGAAATTCCTTGGAAAGCCATGCATCATATGCACGTCGCTCTCCATCGACTTACACCTTGCTCGATCTTCGTCGACCATTCCAAAGTTTTGCTTTCTACACTATGCTGACCAAAGTAAAGGATGATCGATGGACTCTATTCTAGCTACGTAGCTAACTCCAAGGTCTAGTATTCCACCAGAAATAAAGTAACTATTTTTACATGAAATTACCAAGTGTTCGATTAACCATGGGGAATCTATGGGCAACATCAAGAAAGCCAGGTGTCCCTAAGATTTCCAGGAAGAAGCTTCCAAAAAAAGGAAAAATTTACAATATGGTTCTTGTCGATGTTTCTGTATCGCCATGTTGATCGTCATCCAACATCGATCTCCGCCCCGTCGACGCAATCTGAAGGAAGAGGCAGTTGTCACATGCCCAAATCTGAAGGAGCACCAGCGCTGCCGACGCTGCTTTTCGGGGCGAAGAAGCGATCCGCTGAATGCAATAGAACCAAAATGTTGTGTCACGTCAGCCAGAGATTATCCCGATGCCCGTTGGATCCAACATGGCTGCCCGTAGCAGCATCATTGAAGAGGAGGAACATGACAATCAACCATCTTCCACACACCCCGCTTCACAATGCTCAAACCCTCTGTACAAGATGCTATTGTCGCCATTCGATGGGACGACTACCGCCAGCCCTAGCATCATGAAATGCCTCCATTGCCCTCCTAATGGCTTCAAAGAAAACGCCGATGCGGCAACTGAACCAATGCCGAGTACAAAATCTGTTGGCATGGTTGCAGATGTCGCCCGCACCGAGCATGCTTAGGAACTAGGAGGTGGAGCACATTCTCAACTTCAAAGGCTCGATCAAAGGGAGAAGAGTTCTGAACTGGTATAGGGTCTATCGTGCACGTGTAATCTATAATTACTACTTTGCTCCCAACCCAACTTTCCCTGATGAACCATGGTTTCGTCAATGGTTCCATATGCGCAAACCATTGCTCTTGCATGTGGTGGAGAGACTGGAGGCACACGATCCCCACTTCGAACTCACCAGGGATTGTTACGGACAACTATCATTCTTTGCTAAGCAGAAATGTACGGCTGCTCTGACGATGCTTGCACATCGTACCTCCATCGATGTCGTTGGTGAGATGGTCCGAATGGGGGAGATCACTTGCCTGAAGATCATTGTCAAGTTTGCCCGTGTCGTGGTGTAGATTTTTGGACCAAAGTATCTTAGAGAACCAAATATGCAGGATACAAGAAAGTTATTGGCTATTGGAAAGGCAAGAGGATTTCTGGTATGCTCGGGTCAATTGATTGCATGCATTGGCAATGGAAGAACTATCCCAAAGGTTTGCGCGGGATGTGCCAAGGTCACATCAAAGAGGCCACCATCATATTGGAAGAAGTGACATCACATAAATTGTGGATTTGGCACACATTCTTTGGAATTTCTGGttctcacaatgacatcaatgtGCTTCAGTGATCTCCCATTTTTAGAAGACTTTGTAATGGGGAATTGCCATCATGTAACTACACTGtcagcatccgcaactacaacatgGGGGTACTATCTTGTCAATGGTATTTATCCTCAATGGGACGGCGTTTGTGAACACCATATCTGATCCCCAAGGAAACAAAAGTCACTTTGCAACAATGCAAGAGGGTGCTAATAAGGATGTGCAGAGGGCATTTGAAGTGCTCCAAGCTCATTGGGAATTGTTCATGGAGCTGCAATGATGTGGGAATCAAAGACTTTGTGGCAACTGATGACATATTGTGTCATTTTGCCCAATATGATTATCGAGGACGAGGGTGATGGGTAGCCCAAAACAATGATTTTGAGATGCCAAGAGAACAAGTCCACATTCCAGAATAACAAGATGCGGATCTGCTTATGAAATTTTCTACAAATGCATGAAAACCTTTGAGATCATCAGACGCACGCGCAACTACTTAGTGATCTTGTGAAATATATGTGGGCCAACAATAAAAACCAAAGAGCTAATATTTGAATTGTGCACTTAAAATAATTTTATGTTTGAAGTATGTTTTTTTTCGAACAGCCACTTGGGGTTGGTAGAGGATGTCGACCTGAATATATTACTCAAAGGCCAATAAGGAGAGTTACATCAAGGATTACAGTGAGAGGAGACGTAAAGGTGCCAAGACACGGACGCCTCCCTACTAACGGGGTCCTTAAACCTGAAGGTCCGAAGCGTAAAGTCCGAGATGATGTTACAGAGAGTGTCTAGGGTGAGTGGAGCTCGTTGTGAAAGACACGAGCATTCCTGGAGCCCCACCACTTCTAGAGAATGGCAAGGGAGACGGTGGGCCAAATGTTGATATCGAGGCCAACCGGCATAGGAGTATCCCAAACAAGGTCGATGGAGGGAGGGGCGGCAGCACGAAGAGGGGCCAGACCTGTGCCACACATGGGCAAAGGATGGTGAGGTGCCTCGCGTCCTGCAGTGTGATGTCGCCCCGGGGGCAGGCCAAATCCGAGGAGATGGTCTTGCGATGTAAGTTCGTCAGCGTGATCAACTATCACAATAGAGAAGCCAGCTGAAGATCTTGACCTTATAGGTGCATTGGAGCTCTAGATGTGCCCCGCGTTGAGATAGATCTCGTGGTCGGAGGAGAGCAGCAAGTAGGCGCACCTCGAGGAGAGCGAGGATCCGTGGGTGAGGAACCTGTCCTTGGGCGCGCCGTTGGCAGTGACATCCCGCAACGAAGACAAAACATAAGCAAACTGTATAGAAGCAACATTGGTTAGGTGGTTTCATAGAGTAGCGAGTAAACCATTATGCATGACATGAGAAACCAGGACAGAGGGTGAAGTGGAGTGGGAGAAGAGGTGTGGGTAAGTATCTTCGAGTGGTGTCGAAAGAAGCCAAGCTTCGAGCCAGAAGAAGGTGGATGTGCCATTGCGAGTACAGACAAATGGGATTTtgcaccggggggggggggggggggggggggggggggggggagttggTCGTTTATGATTCTCCAATGGTATAAGGGGTTGTGAGCCTTATTCGCGTATGATTCTCCAATGGTAGAAGGGTTTGTGAGGCTTATTCGCGAAGCCAAGGCAGTTCTGTTGGAAGAACCTGTTGACCCAAGGTAGTTTTGGTTTTTGGAGAAGTTTGAAGGCAAATTCATGAAGCAGTTATTTTGAAGAAGCAATTTCATGAAAGTAGAAGTTTGAACTATGTAATTTTGCCACCAACATTTGTTATTTATATGTGACATTGATGTGTTTGATTGGTGTGCATGGATTTGCATCAATTTGAGAGTTTGAATTTGAGGTGTGTGGCTGCCGCATATGAGGGGTGGCCCGGCTCCGTCCATGGACATGTGAGGGCGCGTCCGCAGCGGTATATGAAACGGATTCGCAAGTTCGATTGTAGATGCTCTGAGTTCAACATTTTTTGTTGTTGAATTTATAACCATCTGCTTTTGAAAAAAAGAAGCTGCTGACAATTAGAGGAAGGTGGGCGTGACTAGCGAACAGAGAGAATCATTCGGTAGTTTAGCAAATTTGATGTGTCAGTTACCTATATCCGTTATCCTCAAAAAAAAAGTCACCTATATCCGTTAATTTTTTTTTATAACTTACCTATTTTCCCATGAAATTACATGTCTTCATATATCCCGGTTGACCAACCTAGATATCATGCACCGGCTAAAGTGAAGTTGTACAAGGCCGAAAGAAAAGAATCTCAAGTGATGTGAGGTACAGTAATTAATTAACAAATCAGAAGGAAGTCTCAGTCGAGCTAGCTGGTTCACAGCAGGCAAACTACGTTGTTGTCAGAGTATTTAACCTTGTGACCATCGAGCTGCAATATAATAAATAAATTATATGCAGCAAAACATTTGGTACCTCGACGTCGAGATCGATCGACAACGCACCACCATCATCGACAcgactttttttttcttttctaaaAAGAAAAAAGCTTCATCGTCAGTGGGCACTCGCTACCGAGGCGCGTGTGGGCCCACGCGGGACGTCCACGAGAAGAAAAATAATGGAAGTGGGCCCAATGTGGCAGCCCGCCACGGGCCGTCCGGAACGGGCTATAAATAGGGCCCTCCTACACTTGTCTCCCTCCCTTTTCCCTCTCCCGCCACTCGCACAGCACACTCCAGGTTACGCTGTGACGCTTCTGCCCCTGCCCACCCCTAGCGAACTGCTAGTGCAGTGCCATGGCCCTCTCGGACGTCGACCACGACTTCGAGGCCTTCCTCGCCTTCCTCGCCTCCGGCCTGGACGCGCCGCCGACGCAGACGTCCCCCGTGCCGGCTCCGTCGTCGTCGCCGGATCTTCTTCCCATGCTCACGTCGTCGCCGGAGGAGGGCCTGCTGAGCCCCGCTGCACCGTCGCCGCTGGAAGTACCCATGGCCACGTCGTCACCGTCGGAGGGCGGCCTGCTGACCCCAGGTGCGCTGTCGCCGGATCTTCCCATGACCACGTCGTCGCCGGAGGAGGGCACGTCGTCGGGATCAGCGGGGGCAGTTGCCGTCGCCGGGGACGACGGCGACAGGGAGCGGAGGCTCCGCCGCAAGGTGTCCAACCGCGAGTCGGCGCGCCGGTCGCGCGCGCGCAAGCAGCGGCACCTCGAGGAGCAGCGCGCCGCGGCCGCCACGCTCCGGGCCGGGAACCGGCACCTCGCCGAGAAGCTCCGGGTCGCCAGGGCGCGCGCGGGGCTCATCACGCTCGCCAACGCCCGCCTCCGCGCCCAGGGCCAGGCTCTGGGCCAGCGTCTCGCCGCAGCACGCCAGGCCCTCGCCCTCAGGCAGCTATACGCCGCCGCGTCGGCCTCCGGCGGCGCCCTGGACATGCAGGCACTCGCCTCGCTGATCCGGTAGCGCATGGCACGGCGCGGGCGCACGAGAAGATGTTTTTTGACCTGCTGCAAGATTGAACGAACGAACGACGAACGTACGTACGACGGGCTGCTATTAATCACAACCCATAAGATGCTATTATGCATGATCCTTGATGATATATAAAAGCAAGAAATTATGGATGGAAAATGGTACCGAAATTAAAACATACGTACTTGCTGCTTGATCGAACATCGCCGATTTCTGCGCTCCCTCCGATTGGAAATGGACGGCCAGGATCGATCCAGCGAGCATGAGATGCTTCGACTCCCTCCGCTGGATCTCAATTATTGTCTCTGTGATTTAGTAGCTAGTGCTTCAGCTTTGCTATCGATCTGTTGGCCGATTACTGGATGGATGTATCCATCGTCTCTCTTTGTGTCCTTCTTATTCCTCATGTTTGGCACCTGTCACCCTCATTCATGTCTCTCTAAATATAATTTCTTGCTCACCGGCCGAAAGTTGGTGGAAGAGTTGCACATATGCTTCTCCTCATTGTCTCATCATTCTTCTCCCCCTCCCTTCCTTTGTGTGTGTGCGAAAGAAAGTGTGTGTATATATGTATGAAAGCGATGCGCCATATATTAATTTTGTTGAGTATCGGTTGATTCTCCTATGGGTACATACGCCCGTGGCGGCTTTATATATGCTCATCTATATGTCTGTTtctagtggtggtggtggcgagTCGTCGTCGAAAGCAAAGACCGCGAGGTAGTCATTGCGGTTTACATCTCCTTTTTTGGTGGAAATCATTTTACGTCTCTAGTGTCTTTGACGAACCACTGTCTCTTTTGTGTTGCTTTTTCCAAGCTGACTCTTTCATTGATGGCACTTTCGCCACTCTTTTTGCGAAGAACGTTGTGGAATGATGCATGATGTGAAACAGTAATTACACCAGCCATAAGAAAAACCTCTACGAAAGTCTTTTTTTTGAGAAATTGGTAATTTACGTATCTCTAATGCCTTTACCAACCGCCGTCTCTTTTGTGTGTGTTTTCTGAGCTGATTCCATTGGTGGAATTTTCACCACCTTTTCCGGGGCGTCACCCATAAGAAAAACCTATTGCAGTTGGTTATTATTCTTACAATTGCTATTTGAAAGTTTCCTGGAAATGATTCTAGCGTCAATAGATTTTTGGAGAGATGAAGGTGAGGGGCAGAGCACCGAGCCGCATACAAGGAGGTCACGACGTACCTGGTGAGGGATAACCAAGAACGAGCCGAGCCAGCAACAACGCAGCTAGCCGTGATATCGCGGGTGGAGGCGACGCAGAGGGTTGACGGTTCGGGGTTCAGGGTGGGCTACTGAGTGATGGGGAGTTAGGAGGGTGGTCGGGACGGCGATGAGCCAATGACATCACAGAGGGGGCAACTTGGGCAAGGTTGTGTGGCGAGATGGCACGAGGCATCGACGGCTGAGCACTAGTGTCTAGGGCCGGGGGTTAGGCAGGTGCTGGAGGGTGCTTGACacggggaagaagaagaaaagcacACAAGCTCAAAATCGACTGCCAATTCAACAAAATTCAGGTAACTTCTATATAGTTGCCCTCTTTTTTCATGATTTTCAATAACCGAAAGTTGGTGGAGGAATTGCATATATGCCTGCCCTAATTGTCTCATCattcttccccccccccccctcccattGTGATATTGAGTGATAGAGAAAGCGTGTATGTGAAAGCGATGCACCATAATTATGTCGAGTGTCGACACTTCCTCCCATACATACACCCCATGGCAGCTCTATATATACACATGTTTGTCATTTTTTTTATGTTGGTGAAAACGCACGCGTGCACACACTCATCTCTATGAATGCACAGCGAGTCATTCTCGAGACATCAtcaagagaaaagaaaaaaaaag
Protein-coding sequences here:
- the LOC125506885 gene encoding ocs element-binding factor 1-like; amino-acid sequence: MALSDVDHDFEAFLAFLASGLDAPPTQTSPVPAPSSSPDLLPMLTSSPEEGLLSPAAPSPLEVPMATSSPSEGGLLTPGALSPDLPMTTSSPEEGTSSGSAGAVAVAGDDGDRERRLRRKVSNRESARRSRARKQRHLEEQRAAAATLRAGNRHLAEKLRVARARAGLITLANARLRAQGQALGQRLAAARQALALRQLYAAASASGGALDMQALASLIR